In Armatimonadota bacterium, a genomic segment contains:
- a CDS encoding DUF1559 domain-containing protein: MRRGFTLIELLVVIAIIAILAAILFPVFARAREKARQASCSSNLKQIALATLMYNQDYDERYMYEVWCNTGNPACPNMCWSEIVRDREGLIFPYLKNKQILYCPSWEGWPTYGYNKLLARQKDGAISQPARTVMWADSGGIRWFPYSVAGGCCFGGQAWHHRIGTCAEEGSKDGPHNEGANIAFCDGHVKWQKIASIPNEDDDAQPLYIRPR, encoded by the coding sequence GTGCGCAGGGGTTTCACGCTGATTGAGCTGTTGGTCGTGATCGCCATCATCGCCATTCTGGCGGCCATCCTTTTCCCGGTGTTCGCCAGAGCGCGCGAGAAAGCTCGCCAGGCAAGCTGCTCCAGCAATCTCAAGCAGATTGCACTGGCAACTCTCATGTACAATCAGGATTACGATGAGCGCTACATGTACGAGGTATGGTGCAATACCGGCAACCCAGCCTGCCCGAACATGTGTTGGAGCGAGATTGTCAGGGACCGCGAGGGACTCATCTTCCCATATTTGAAGAACAAGCAAATCCTCTACTGCCCCAGCTGGGAAGGGTGGCCCACCTATGGCTACAACAAGCTGCTGGCTCGGCAGAAGGACGGCGCTATCAGCCAGCCGGCGCGGACGGTCATGTGGGCTGACTCGGGCGGCATTCGCTGGTTCCCCTACTCGGTTGCGGGCGGCTGCTGCTTCGGTGGTCAGGCTTGGCACCATCGCATCGGCACCTGCGCCGAAGAGGGCAGCAAGGATGGCCCGCACAATGAGGGGGCCAATATCGCTTTCTGCGACGGGCACGTGAAGTGGCAGAAGATCGCGTCGATCCCCAACGAGGATGATGACGCCCAGCCGCTGTACATCCGGCCGCGCTAA
- a CDS encoding sulfatase-like hydrolase/transferase → MKNTRYLDPKRGEHAFAADPDAQRPNLFVITVDMIPPEAYQPENPLREYLHTPAMDRLMRDGVRFSNAFTASPLCGPSRACTLTGRYPYLTVNEERAHDGWETSLRRSDAIFPEYLRAAGYLTKHAGKCHVGAAKFLDAFGENDAPWDRWAPPMADDDGYLRYLDGLGVQPPVWPDPVRGLRPDRATPGNSYGGWITQPDGSEFPLEATYSRYLAWLAEQKLDAAMRQASPGQPIYLQLDFFAPHQPFFVPECFRDRARELAPHIELHGSYLEALATLGSEWPRVYGFYLRNWGLYEEETARQYMLMNLLQVEALDTAIGAFIDALDRRGLYGESAIIFSGDHGEMNCERALVDKGVYGHPKTARVPLSLKFPGGASAGTKVDDLVSLVDLAPTIFELAGVMPLDRLDGESLISVARGEGWCAERPILMECGWHVCPNPAVATFAEIPGRGRFMYTYNLTSPQDELYDLDDLSYRDLSTDAAFSDVKTKMIRRLGAILESDPRWTCYWHTFRLDKYELLDVPQGDFQMFRPEH, encoded by the coding sequence ATGAAGAACACTCGGTACCTCGACCCCAAGCGCGGAGAACATGCTTTTGCGGCAGACCCCGACGCCCAGCGCCCCAACCTCTTCGTCATCACTGTGGACATGATCCCGCCCGAGGCATACCAGCCCGAAAACCCCTTGCGGGAATATCTACACACGCCGGCCATGGACCGGCTCATGCGTGACGGCGTGCGCTTCTCCAATGCCTTCACCGCATCTCCCCTGTGTGGCCCATCGCGCGCCTGCACCCTCACCGGCAGATACCCTTATCTCACGGTGAATGAAGAGCGGGCTCACGACGGCTGGGAGACTTCTCTGAGGCGCTCTGACGCCATTTTCCCGGAGTACCTGAGGGCAGCCGGCTACCTCACCAAACACGCAGGCAAGTGCCATGTGGGGGCAGCCAAGTTCCTGGATGCCTTCGGCGAGAACGATGCGCCCTGGGACCGCTGGGCCCCGCCTATGGCCGATGATGACGGGTACCTGCGCTACCTGGACGGCCTGGGAGTGCAGCCCCCGGTCTGGCCCGACCCGGTGCGCGGCCTGAGACCTGATCGCGCCACGCCCGGCAATAGCTACGGCGGCTGGATTACCCAGCCCGACGGCTCCGAGTTCCCGCTGGAGGCCACCTACTCCCGGTACCTTGCATGGCTCGCAGAACAGAAACTCGACGCGGCCATGCGCCAGGCGTCCCCCGGTCAGCCTATCTACTTGCAGCTCGACTTCTTCGCTCCGCACCAACCATTCTTCGTCCCCGAATGCTTCCGCGACAGGGCGCGGGAACTTGCGCCTCACATCGAGTTGCATGGCAGCTACCTGGAGGCCCTGGCCACGCTGGGCAGCGAATGGCCCCGGGTCTACGGTTTCTACCTGCGCAATTGGGGCCTGTACGAGGAAGAGACCGCCCGCCAGTACATGCTCATGAACCTGCTGCAGGTCGAGGCGCTGGACACCGCAATCGGCGCGTTCATCGACGCATTGGACCGGCGCGGCCTGTATGGGGAGTCGGCAATCATCTTTTCCGGCGACCACGGAGAGATGAACTGCGAGCGCGCCCTGGTGGACAAGGGCGTCTATGGCCACCCGAAGACCGCGCGCGTGCCCCTATCCCTCAAGTTCCCGGGCGGTGCGTCAGCGGGAACGAAGGTGGATGATCTGGTCTCGCTGGTGGATCTTGCCCCGACGATTTTCGAACTGGCCGGCGTCATGCCTCTGGACCGTCTGGACGGGGAAAGCCTGATCTCCGTGGCTCGAGGTGAGGGCTGGTGCGCGGAGCGTCCGATCCTCATGGAATGTGGCTGGCACGTCTGCCCCAATCCGGCGGTGGCGACCTTTGCTGAGATCCCCGGGCGCGGGCGCTTCATGTACACATACAACCTGACATCGCCCCAGGACGAACTGTACGACCTTGATGACCTTTCGTACCGTGACCTTTCAACAGATGCGGCATTCTCTGATGTGAAAACCAAGATGATTCGCCGGCTCGGTGCGATCCTCGAAAGCGACCCGCGCTGGACATGCTACTGGCACACATTCCGGCTGGACAAGTACGAGCTGCTGGACGTGCCTCAGGGCGATTTCCAAATGTTCCGGCCGGAGCACTGA
- a CDS encoding L-rhamnose isomerase, with protein MACNSNDAYAVLCDQLAHRGVDVDDVKAKLKAQQIETPSWAYADGGTRFKTFKQPGAAVTYQEKFADAAQVHKFTGICPRVAVHVLWDFADVEISQVTACAESLGVKVGAINPTLFEQDEYMYGSIAHPCPKVRQKAVDHMLESVDIGRQVGSDFLSLWFADGTNYPGMDDFMERKHRVQECLNTVYAAMPDSMIMGIEYKLFEPAFYHTDIADWGMALKFAERCGPNAKVLVDLGHHPRTVNIEHIVANLIDEGRLAGFHFNNARYADDDLTFGSVNPYEGFLIYNELVKAEAADPELDIAYMIDQSHNVKPKIEAMIQTVEHIQYTYAKALCVDRKRLQQAQSELNIVDCENVLTQAFFTDVRPLIHAVREEMGLNPEPLKAYRESGYQAKIEQERGIRSGGGGLG; from the coding sequence GTGGCCTGCAACAGCAATGATGCCTATGCCGTCTTGTGCGACCAGCTCGCCCATCGGGGCGTAGACGTTGACGACGTGAAGGCGAAACTCAAGGCGCAGCAGATCGAGACCCCGAGTTGGGCTTACGCGGACGGCGGCACCCGTTTCAAGACCTTCAAACAGCCGGGAGCGGCGGTGACGTACCAGGAGAAGTTCGCGGACGCCGCCCAGGTCCACAAGTTCACCGGCATCTGTCCCAGGGTCGCGGTCCATGTGCTTTGGGACTTCGCCGATGTGGAGATCTCCCAGGTGACCGCCTGCGCCGAGTCGCTTGGCGTGAAGGTCGGGGCGATCAACCCCACGCTGTTTGAGCAGGACGAGTATATGTACGGGTCCATCGCCCACCCCTGCCCCAAGGTAAGGCAGAAGGCCGTGGACCACATGCTCGAATCCGTGGACATCGGGCGCCAGGTGGGCTCTGACTTCCTGAGCCTGTGGTTCGCCGACGGCACCAATTATCCGGGCATGGATGATTTCATGGAGCGCAAGCACCGGGTGCAGGAGTGCCTGAACACGGTGTATGCGGCCATGCCCGACAGTATGATCATGGGCATTGAGTACAAATTGTTCGAGCCCGCTTTCTACCACACGGACATCGCCGACTGGGGGATGGCCCTGAAGTTCGCCGAGCGCTGCGGGCCCAATGCGAAGGTCCTCGTGGATCTGGGACACCACCCGCGAACGGTGAACATCGAGCACATCGTGGCCAATCTTATCGACGAGGGCCGGCTGGCAGGATTCCACTTCAACAACGCCCGCTATGCCGACGATGACCTGACCTTCGGCTCCGTCAATCCCTACGAGGGCTTCCTGATCTATAACGAGCTGGTGAAGGCCGAAGCGGCAGACCCTGAGCTGGACATCGCCTATATGATCGACCAAAGCCACAATGTAAAGCCGAAGATCGAAGCGATGATCCAGACCGTGGAACACATTCAGTACACCTATGCAAAGGCCCTCTGTGTAGACCGCAAGCGGCTTCAGCAGGCGCAGTCGGAACTGAACATCGTAGACTGCGAGAACGTGCTCACCCAAGCTTTCTTCACCGACGTGCGTCCTTTGATCCACGCGGTGCGCGAGGAAATGGGGCTGAACCCCGAACCGCTCAAGGCCTATCGGGAAAGCGGATACCAGGCGAAGATCGAGCAGGAGCGGGGCATCCGCAGCGGCGGCGGCGGCCTGGGCTAG
- a CDS encoding sulfatase-like hydrolase/transferase yields MSRPNIVLVLADDMGYGDFGIFNGGLSQTPNLDRLACEGVCLTQHYAGSCVCAPSRAALMTGRYPHRTGAVDTYEGRGLDRLALAEVTMGDMLQAAGYVTGLLGKWHLGALDPRYHPNQRGFDEFAGFRGGWQDYYDWRLDRNGSISRSDGRYLTDVFTDEACDFVRRHQREPFFLHLTYNAPHFPFQAPDEDLAAVPDAAGLTHAVRMIYAMIRRMDAGVGALLETLEDCGIVNNTIFIFTSDNGPQFGGEGDQCTTRHNCGFNGSKCNVYEGGIRVPGLVRWPDGLPSGLQVDAMMHFCDWLPTLASAVGCDLPAGKTLDGCNVLPMLRGEPGDVCTRRFWQWNRYTPVVQSNAAFRDGDWKLLRPVIRESMAVTPLDGQIDRALKYAPETVTDINREPEPERILPEPPPPMLFNIREDPCELRDLAADEPDRTARMLTELENWFEEVDAERHAIPDEW; encoded by the coding sequence GTGTCCAGACCCAATATCGTGCTGGTCCTCGCCGATGACATGGGCTACGGTGACTTCGGCATCTTCAACGGTGGTCTGAGCCAGACGCCCAACCTCGACCGACTGGCTTGCGAGGGGGTCTGCCTGACTCAGCACTACGCCGGCTCCTGCGTCTGCGCCCCATCGCGGGCAGCGCTGATGACGGGCCGTTACCCGCACCGCACGGGAGCCGTGGATACCTACGAGGGCCGCGGCCTGGACCGCCTCGCGCTGGCCGAGGTGACCATGGGCGACATGCTTCAGGCCGCCGGATACGTCACCGGGCTCCTGGGAAAATGGCACCTGGGCGCACTGGATCCGCGCTATCACCCGAACCAGCGCGGCTTCGACGAGTTCGCCGGATTTCGCGGCGGATGGCAGGACTACTACGACTGGCGCCTCGACCGCAACGGCTCCATCAGCAGGTCCGACGGGCGCTATCTCACCGATGTCTTCACCGACGAAGCCTGTGACTTCGTCCGCCGACATCAGCGTGAACCCTTCTTCCTGCATCTCACCTACAACGCCCCACATTTCCCTTTCCAGGCCCCGGACGAAGATCTTGCCGCCGTCCCTGACGCTGCGGGTCTTACCCACGCCGTTCGCATGATCTATGCCATGATCCGCAGGATGGACGCCGGCGTCGGGGCTCTGCTGGAGACCCTCGAAGACTGCGGCATCGTGAACAACACGATCTTCATCTTCACCAGCGACAACGGGCCGCAGTTTGGCGGCGAGGGCGACCAGTGCACGACTCGCCACAACTGCGGCTTCAATGGCTCCAAGTGCAATGTATACGAGGGCGGCATCCGGGTGCCCGGGCTGGTGCGCTGGCCGGACGGTCTCCCGTCCGGCCTACAGGTAGATGCGATGATGCACTTCTGTGACTGGCTCCCGACGCTGGCGAGCGCCGTGGGCTGCGACTTGCCCGCGGGCAAGACACTCGACGGCTGCAATGTGCTGCCGATGCTCCGGGGCGAGCCCGGAGACGTCTGCACCCGGCGGTTTTGGCAGTGGAACCGGTACACGCCTGTGGTCCAGTCAAACGCGGCCTTCCGCGACGGCGACTGGAAACTCCTGCGCCCCGTCATCCGCGAAAGCATGGCCGTTACCCCCCTTGACGGCCAGATTGACCGCGCTCTCAAGTACGCGCCCGAGACCGTAACCGACATCAACCGTGAACCCGAACCCGAGCGCATCCTTCCCGAACCTCCGCCACCCATGCTGTTCAACATCCGCGAGGACCCGTGCGAGTTGAGGGACCTCGCGGCGGATGAACCCGACCGTACCGCGCGGATGCTCACCGAGCTGGAGAACTGGTTCGAGGAAGTGGACGCCGAACGCCATGCGATCCCGGACGAGTGGTAG
- a CDS encoding formate/nitrite transporter family protein: MCSTDPVSPVPTPCGGPELAARALKSGEAKARLGFIPTLFLGIMAGVYIGFAANFFTIMKTGNTLPFGIQQSLGGLCFCLGLILVVVGGAELFTGNTLITMAWLSGRVHTRSMLRNWAIVYAGNLIGSILLVYLVVASGQDTLSGGGVGETAMKIAAAKCSLTWGQVFFRGILCNALVCLAVWLCYGACTNTDRILAILFPITAFVACGFEHCVANMYFIPMGIALKSVAASVPDGVADALTMSNFIFRNLIPSTLGNIIGGSLVVGGAYWVSYLLPETQAFRGYTFRRNNKCDLE, from the coding sequence ATGTGCTCCACTGATCCCGTCTCCCCGGTTCCCACCCCTTGCGGAGGGCCGGAACTGGCGGCCCGCGCGCTGAAGAGTGGTGAGGCCAAGGCAAGACTAGGGTTCATCCCCACCCTGTTCCTCGGTATCATGGCGGGCGTTTATATCGGGTTCGCCGCCAACTTCTTCACCATCATGAAGACCGGCAACACGCTGCCCTTCGGGATACAGCAGTCACTGGGTGGACTATGCTTCTGCCTTGGCCTCATTCTGGTTGTAGTCGGGGGAGCGGAGCTCTTCACCGGCAACACCCTGATCACCATGGCCTGGCTCAGCGGCCGCGTCCACACCCGGTCGATGCTCCGCAACTGGGCCATCGTCTACGCAGGCAACCTGATCGGCTCGATCCTCCTGGTATATCTCGTGGTTGCTTCGGGCCAGGACACCCTGTCCGGTGGCGGCGTGGGGGAAACAGCAATGAAGATCGCAGCCGCCAAGTGCTCCCTCACTTGGGGGCAGGTCTTCTTCCGAGGCATCCTGTGCAACGCCCTGGTCTGCCTCGCGGTATGGCTCTGCTATGGGGCATGCACCAACACCGACCGGATCCTGGCGATCCTGTTCCCGATTACCGCCTTTGTGGCCTGCGGGTTCGAGCACTGCGTCGCCAACATGTACTTCATCCCGATGGGGATCGCGCTGAAATCGGTGGCGGCCAGCGTCCCCGACGGGGTCGCCGACGCGCTTACGATGAGCAATTTCATCTTCCGCAACCTCATCCCGTCCACGCTTGGGAACATCATCGGCGGGTCACTGGTTGTGGGAGGCGCCTACTGGGTGTCCTACCTGCTGCCGGAGACCCAGGCATTCCGCGGCTATACATTCCGACGCAACAACAAGTGCGATCTCGAGTAA
- a CDS encoding DUF4091 domain-containing protein: MARLTLVAVFAVTLTTAALAEVTPQGLLIAGFETSDELALWKTRALTDLALTDAWSAQGQSAAAITYHQWSAGKEEWPAIIADLGQALPTGDFTAFEVLRFTAFNPGDQPAEIKIHIAGRTGARYSRIFSVPARQELPVQIPLNEIGASIDISNVATLHFFVTRPERTYTVYVDDLRLTVDVPGNAETLLADIADLQAQVRQYGAGVVRALPPVLQRRLDWLDTLAGQTERVLNAAAAGDLQTWDAVKDARARLVRIRRELEDTRLTLPKLAALRAARKAGADQFVLATETSMQKVFLEQSKFASAFGNEYELSCARNEHESFQVIVVPVANPLTDVRWSATSLYNDKGASIPARVRLVGYVETKQPSYPVPFNGWWPDPLLDFMDSVPEVPADEVLPLWVTVSVPEDAAAGVYSGRVTVTAAGAKAQTVDVRCRVRNFAIPKHTHLRTALSWRGHLGALYPEDQVADMTRKYHDWMLEEYHLNPNNIYAAGPPTEWDVARLKDLMSKGLNAINLAYFNAPREPDFNSEAYWKSFDQRVQWIKDYLPVVDAAGARDLCFIYCFDERPSSQLDIVFETAEKLKEIFPDIETMTTAYDTTFGMNRKNGHFMDIWVPLTPHFDSNAANIARAREQGRDIWWYICIGPKHPYANWFVEWPAIEARLLMGMMTAKYNPGGFLYYAVNRWPNNKKVITGGPRTDWDPASYQINNGDGSIMCAGPNGPLATIRLENIRDGIEDYEYNLLLRDLLRKKGKSLDAAEVSPKVVQDLSHFTYDPQVLYAERERMARLIEESSGEGR, translated from the coding sequence ATGGCACGCTTGACACTGGTAGCCGTGTTCGCAGTCACCCTCACAACTGCCGCCCTCGCTGAAGTGACGCCTCAGGGACTGCTCATCGCGGGCTTCGAGACCTCCGACGAGCTCGCTCTATGGAAGACCCGGGCTCTCACCGACCTGGCGCTGACGGATGCCTGGAGCGCCCAGGGGCAGTCCGCCGCCGCAATCACCTACCACCAGTGGTCCGCCGGCAAGGAGGAGTGGCCGGCGATCATTGCCGACCTGGGCCAGGCCCTGCCCACTGGCGACTTCACCGCCTTCGAGGTTCTCCGCTTCACCGCCTTCAACCCCGGCGATCAACCCGCGGAGATCAAAATCCACATCGCCGGGCGGACTGGAGCCCGTTATTCCCGGATCTTCTCCGTCCCTGCAAGGCAGGAGTTGCCGGTTCAGATACCCCTCAATGAGATCGGGGCATCCATCGATATCAGCAATGTCGCCACCCTCCACTTTTTCGTCACCCGGCCCGAGCGCACATACACCGTCTACGTCGACGACCTGCGACTCACGGTGGACGTGCCCGGCAATGCGGAGACGCTCCTGGCCGACATCGCAGACCTTCAAGCGCAAGTGCGCCAGTATGGCGCCGGCGTGGTGCGCGCTCTGCCGCCTGTGCTGCAGAGGAGGTTGGACTGGCTGGACACTCTCGCAGGCCAGACCGAGCGAGTCCTGAACGCGGCAGCCGCGGGCGACCTGCAGACCTGGGATGCCGTGAAAGACGCCAGGGCGCGGCTGGTGCGCATACGTCGCGAGCTTGAGGACACGCGCCTGACCCTGCCGAAACTCGCCGCCCTCCGGGCCGCGCGCAAAGCGGGCGCGGACCAGTTCGTCCTCGCCACCGAGACCTCCATGCAAAAGGTATTCCTCGAGCAGAGCAAGTTCGCCTCGGCGTTCGGAAACGAATACGAGTTGTCCTGCGCCCGGAATGAACACGAGAGCTTCCAGGTCATTGTCGTCCCGGTGGCAAATCCCCTCACCGACGTGCGTTGGTCCGCCACAAGCCTTTACAACGACAAAGGCGCGAGCATCCCGGCGAGGGTGCGACTCGTGGGATATGTGGAGACAAAGCAGCCCTCCTACCCGGTGCCCTTCAATGGCTGGTGGCCCGACCCTCTGCTGGACTTCATGGACAGCGTTCCCGAAGTCCCCGCCGACGAGGTGCTGCCTCTTTGGGTCACGGTGAGCGTGCCCGAGGATGCCGCCGCGGGCGTCTACTCCGGGCGGGTTACGGTGACCGCGGCAGGCGCCAAGGCCCAGACCGTTGATGTGCGCTGCCGAGTGCGCAACTTCGCCATCCCCAAGCACACGCACTTGCGCACCGCCCTGAGCTGGCGCGGGCATCTTGGCGCTCTCTACCCTGAGGACCAGGTCGCCGACATGACCCGCAAGTACCACGACTGGATGCTTGAGGAATACCATCTGAACCCAAACAACATCTACGCCGCCGGGCCGCCGACGGAGTGGGATGTCGCGCGGCTGAAGGACCTGATGAGCAAGGGACTCAATGCCATCAACCTGGCCTACTTCAACGCTCCCCGGGAGCCCGACTTCAACTCCGAAGCCTACTGGAAGAGCTTCGACCAGCGCGTTCAGTGGATCAAGGACTACCTGCCCGTGGTCGATGCCGCCGGGGCGCGCGACCTGTGCTTCATCTACTGCTTTGACGAGCGCCCCAGCAGCCAGCTAGACATCGTCTTCGAAACCGCCGAGAAGCTCAAGGAGATCTTCCCAGACATCGAGACCATGACGACCGCGTACGACACCACCTTCGGCATGAACCGTAAGAACGGGCATTTCATGGACATCTGGGTGCCGCTCACGCCCCATTTCGACAGCAACGCGGCCAACATCGCCAGAGCCCGCGAACAGGGCCGGGACATCTGGTGGTACATCTGCATCGGGCCGAAGCACCCCTACGCCAACTGGTTCGTGGAGTGGCCGGCGATCGAGGCGCGTCTGCTGATGGGCATGATGACCGCCAAGTACAACCCGGGCGGGTTCCTCTACTACGCGGTGAACCGCTGGCCCAATAACAAGAAGGTGATCACCGGCGGCCCGCGCACCGACTGGGACCCGGCGAGTTATCAGATCAACAATGGCGACGGGAGCATCATGTGTGCCGGCCCCAATGGTCCGCTGGCAACGATCCGTTTGGAGAACATTCGCGACGGCATCGAGGACTACGAGTACAACCTGCTCCTGCGTGACCTGCTACGGAAAAAGGGCAAGAGCCTGGATGCGGCTGAGGTCTCGCCGAAGGTGGTGCAGGACCTGTCGCATTTCACCTACGACCCGCAGGTGCTGTACGCTGAGCGCGAGCGGATGGCAAGACTGATTGAGGAGTCAAGCGGCGAAGGCAGGTGA
- a CDS encoding SGNH/GDSL hydrolase family protein → MLLLSCLAGAMLLAASAQAETVTIDANSMPRIVFTGDSQTCGRVGATDYPQLVARLLPLRVINTAVGGTNTHHLLFETSGGTASISKGEHEVRGSGVSWYAGPYPGQKVRLGAHQYTIDRIEVRNQAEREVSLWIVEPAVEDFEGSDYAIEPGWRARIVEQRPDWVCFMYSVNDAGKTSDDFLANIHEIARRTRELGAQPIFLSGVPYMDREKGGTHPGSNRNVAVRARDLAQYCREHSIPYADIFTALMQLDEHCVSVWADTVHPTTDGSAPIVQAILHILRELGIAIPPRSLTAWRAPSVEPGPIRDKTEWTPLTTSQPDYSAANTPDENHFDLNAIRVRDEYGLIEAADGEMLNGGPALVLSFCAARPAPVVQATARLVLGSECIVLAARRDGKAHSAWERLGTFGPGSVNVRVPLLRDGETGEAILCLNSSQGVKLDYASLEVDVTGPTEQLPSPATWIHWPAEEEIHWSDDPSNLLVNGALTETDGVLPAGWHPSGDGALYLPARVVAQGTGAFMQDRRIDLFRPDDPIATGMVRPLDFLQVDHEDNNFAGRYIISGVEADGSFRLRRYAPEQAKGVTFCVLRRSGCLAVPGGCCIEAAGTSAWEQTVEGLQSGRYEISFFARAYAPERLSASSRPDWRARLTLSDGERELYRLTPETHFQWQRTTFHFELGSPCALTVTVESTEDMPVQYTGWRLRRLDMTD, encoded by the coding sequence GTGCTGCTCCTATCCTGTCTCGCCGGGGCGATGCTCTTGGCAGCCTCCGCGCAGGCCGAAACCGTGACCATCGACGCCAACTCCATGCCGCGCATCGTGTTCACCGGCGATTCGCAGACCTGCGGGCGCGTAGGCGCCACGGACTACCCGCAACTGGTGGCCCGGCTGCTGCCACTGCGGGTCATCAATACCGCCGTTGGGGGCACCAATACCCATCATCTGCTCTTCGAGACCAGTGGCGGAACTGCCTCCATCAGCAAAGGGGAGCATGAGGTCCGCGGGAGCGGCGTGAGCTGGTATGCTGGACCTTACCCGGGGCAAAAAGTACGTCTGGGGGCCCACCAGTACACTATCGACCGCATCGAGGTGAGAAACCAGGCGGAGCGCGAGGTCAGCCTCTGGATCGTCGAGCCGGCCGTCGAGGACTTCGAAGGGTCCGACTACGCCATCGAGCCGGGTTGGCGAGCGCGCATCGTCGAGCAGCGGCCGGACTGGGTCTGCTTCATGTACTCGGTCAACGATGCCGGCAAGACGTCGGATGATTTTCTGGCGAACATCCATGAGATCGCGCGCCGGACGCGCGAACTCGGTGCACAGCCCATCTTCCTTAGCGGCGTGCCTTACATGGACCGCGAGAAAGGCGGCACGCACCCGGGAAGCAACAGGAACGTTGCGGTTCGCGCCCGTGACCTGGCCCAGTATTGCCGCGAACACTCGATCCCCTACGCCGACATCTTCACCGCGCTGATGCAGCTGGACGAGCACTGCGTCTCGGTCTGGGCGGATACGGTGCATCCGACGACGGACGGATCAGCGCCCATCGTTCAGGCAATATTGCACATACTCCGGGAATTGGGTATCGCCATTCCCCCGCGCTCGCTCACGGCCTGGCGCGCGCCGTCCGTTGAGCCCGGTCCAATCAGGGACAAGACAGAATGGACACCGCTTACCACAAGCCAGCCCGATTACTCGGCTGCCAACACGCCGGACGAGAACCACTTCGATTTGAACGCCATCCGTGTGCGGGATGAGTATGGACTGATCGAGGCCGCCGATGGCGAAATGCTGAATGGCGGCCCGGCGTTGGTGCTCTCCTTCTGCGCCGCCCGGCCTGCGCCGGTTGTTCAGGCAACCGCGCGGCTGGTGCTGGGCTCGGAATGCATAGTCTTGGCCGCCAGAAGAGACGGGAAAGCTCACAGCGCATGGGAACGTCTGGGCACTTTCGGGCCGGGCTCCGTCAATGTCCGCGTCCCGCTTCTCCGGGATGGAGAAACGGGCGAAGCAATTCTGTGCCTGAACTCGTCGCAGGGCGTGAAGCTGGATTACGCGAGCCTGGAGGTCGATGTGACCGGGCCGACGGAACAGCTTCCCTCCCCGGCGACATGGATCCACTGGCCCGCCGAGGAGGAAATCCATTGGAGCGATGACCCGAGCAATCTTCTGGTGAACGGTGCCCTCACCGAGACGGACGGAGTGCTCCCGGCGGGCTGGCATCCCAGCGGGGATGGCGCACTTTATCTGCCCGCACGGGTGGTGGCGCAGGGCACTGGAGCGTTCATGCAGGACCGCCGCATCGACCTGTTCCGACCAGATGATCCAATTGCGACCGGCATGGTGCGCCCTCTGGACTTTCTCCAGGTCGACCATGAGGACAATAACTTCGCCGGGCGCTACATCATCTCAGGAGTGGAGGCAGATGGCAGCTTCCGGCTTCGAAGATACGCGCCTGAGCAGGCGAAGGGCGTAACGTTCTGCGTGCTGCGCCGTTCGGGTTGTCTCGCGGTGCCGGGAGGCTGCTGCATTGAGGCTGCGGGAACCTCTGCGTGGGAGCAAACTGTTGAGGGTCTCCAATCCGGGCGGTATGAGATATCCTTCTTCGCGCGTGCCTACGCGCCGGAGCGGCTCTCGGCATCGAGTCGCCCCGACTGGCGCGCGCGCCTGACGCTCTCGGATGGCGAAAGAGAGCTGTACCGACTGACACCCGAGACCCACTTTCAGTGGCAACGCACCACATTCCATTTCGAACTCGGGAGCCCGTGCGCGTTGACGGTCACTGTAGAATCAACTGAAGACATGCCTGTACAGTACACCGGCTGGCGATTGCGCCGGCTCGACATGACTGACTGA